One Streptomyces sp. NBC_00223 genomic window carries:
- a CDS encoding MaoC family dehydratase, with the protein MAAKIAYEDVEVGTELPAGSFPVTRATLIRYAGASGDFNPIHWNEKFAREVGLPDVIAHGMFTMASAIRVVTDWTGDPSAVVEYGVRFTKPVVVPNDDKGALIEVTAKVGAKLEDGRVRVDLTATSAGQKVLGKSRAVVQLG; encoded by the coding sequence ATGGCGGCGAAGATCGCTTACGAGGACGTCGAGGTCGGCACCGAACTGCCCGCGGGCAGCTTCCCGGTGACAAGGGCCACGCTGATCCGCTACGCGGGCGCGTCCGGCGACTTCAACCCGATCCACTGGAACGAGAAGTTCGCCCGCGAGGTCGGTCTGCCGGATGTGATCGCCCACGGCATGTTCACCATGGCCTCGGCGATCCGGGTCGTCACCGACTGGACCGGCGACCCCTCGGCGGTGGTCGAGTACGGCGTGCGGTTCACCAAGCCGGTCGTCGTCCCCAATGACGACAAGGGCGCGCTCATCGAGGTGACCGCGAAGGTCGGCGCGAAGCTGGAGGACGGCCGGGTCCGGGTCGACCTCACGGCGACCTCCGCGGGCCAGAAGGTGCTCGGCAAGTCCCGCGCGGTGGTCCAGCTCGGCTGA
- a CDS encoding condensation domain-containing protein, whose product MRSRSRVALEFAGGRTGTASLTWGQRAIWRAIERTRPGDHYFNSSRTLRLDGNRAFTVPQVLAALRQVVERHEALRTRLVPGADEPRQQLYAAGEMTVDLVGTGTPGPAADKDNDTVAAVAQRLAALYCARGYDYTDAWPVRIGIVAGADNLPRAVVMGFCHVATDYTGSGVVMRDLAAALDGTLAPAPGAVQPLDLARHQESPDGRRRAEASARWWERSHQRIPVSMFEKEHFAPEQPRFQRLELISPALAKALPGVAARASVSTATTLIAASAAALRELTGHRICALLAISGNRVGATVREMVSTLSMEALLVVEVDGADTFDELQRRAGRATLAGYRHGDYDERDRERVVAAESAVRGAPVHPYCCVNDLRTERRGPGAATRERARPRELLDRTRLRPLSPLERLGCRFCLHIADAPGGLSLQVTADTGYLPVKGMRDFALGVERLVVSAADGDVALSAPL is encoded by the coding sequence GTGCGGAGCAGGTCCCGAGTCGCGCTGGAGTTCGCGGGCGGCCGTACTGGAACCGCCTCGCTCACCTGGGGTCAGCGGGCCATCTGGCGGGCGATCGAGCGGACCCGGCCGGGCGACCACTACTTCAACTCCAGCCGTACGCTGCGGCTCGACGGCAATCGGGCGTTCACCGTGCCGCAGGTGCTGGCCGCGCTGCGACAGGTGGTCGAGCGGCACGAGGCCCTGCGCACCCGGCTGGTCCCGGGCGCGGACGAACCCCGTCAACAGCTGTACGCGGCGGGGGAGATGACCGTCGACCTGGTGGGGACCGGGACGCCGGGTCCGGCCGCCGACAAGGACAACGACACCGTCGCGGCGGTTGCTCAGCGCCTGGCTGCTCTCTACTGCGCCCGCGGCTACGACTACACCGACGCGTGGCCGGTCCGGATCGGCATCGTGGCCGGCGCCGACAACCTGCCGCGCGCGGTGGTGATGGGCTTCTGCCATGTCGCCACCGACTACACGGGCAGCGGTGTGGTGATGCGCGACCTGGCCGCCGCGCTGGACGGCACATTGGCCCCCGCGCCCGGCGCCGTGCAGCCGCTGGACCTCGCCCGTCACCAGGAGTCGCCCGACGGACGGCGGAGAGCCGAGGCGTCGGCCCGCTGGTGGGAGCGCTCCCATCAGCGTATCCCCGTCTCCATGTTCGAGAAGGAGCACTTCGCTCCGGAGCAACCCCGCTTCCAGCGCCTTGAGTTGATCTCCCCGGCGCTGGCGAAGGCGCTGCCCGGGGTCGCCGCCCGGGCGTCGGTGAGTACGGCCACCACGCTGATCGCCGCCTCTGCCGCCGCACTGCGGGAGTTGACGGGACATCGGATCTGCGCGCTGCTGGCGATCAGCGGCAACCGGGTGGGCGCCACGGTCCGGGAAATGGTCAGCACGCTCTCCATGGAGGCCCTGCTGGTGGTCGAGGTGGACGGCGCCGACACCTTCGACGAGCTCCAGCGCCGGGCGGGCCGGGCCACGCTGGCCGGTTACCGGCACGGGGACTACGACGAGCGCGACCGGGAGCGCGTCGTCGCGGCGGAGTCGGCGGTACGCGGCGCGCCGGTCCACCCGTACTGCTGTGTCAACGACCTTCGGACCGAACGCCGGGGCCCGGGCGCCGCGACCCGGGAACGGGCGCGTCCGCGCGAGCTGCTGGACAGGACGCGACTGCGGCCGCTGTCGCCGCTGGAACGGCTGGGATGCCGTTTCTGTCTGCACATCGCGGACGCGCCCGGGGGTCTGTCCCTCCAGGTCACGGCGGACACCGGCTATCTGCCGGTCAAGGGCATGCGGGACTTCGCACTCGGGGTCGAGCGCCTGGTCGTGTCGGCCGCCGACGGCGATGTGGCCCTGTCCGCGCCGCTCTGA
- a CDS encoding class I adenylate-forming enzyme family protein, with the protein MSTTVVAGITLGDLLRDRVRAQPDRIALCSDTGAQLGFSDWWERSQRVAGALLAKGVHAGDRVALVFGTRDWLDYAVAYCGTLLAGAVAVPVSDGQPAEAVAYVLDHSGASAVLLGRHARVSGGGRWALPLAELEAGRGVDELPCVRPEDLAQVLYTSGTTGRPKGVAATHANLTYGLRTGLKHRPLAHSAHFLHTFPVGTNAGQNMLLNAVYAHPAALVAGRFTPGRFARLIEQRQVGSVFLVPAMAAELLNSGAHTRHDLSCVRLLGSTAAALPPALAARLAAAFPRATLVNYYTSTEAAPAQTAMVYDPRRPDALGRAVRGAVRVAGPDGRALPAGEVGLVLLRTPGAQRSYYRDRQAGLGVFAPGWVRMGDVGYLDEEGYLHLVDRESDIIKSGAFKVSTLQVEAALLEHADVLEAAVVGLPHPVLGRSVAAAVVTRSALDPAALRRFLADRLAAHEIPSRLVALDALPRNEVGKPLKNRVRELLERAPA; encoded by the coding sequence GTGAGTACGACTGTCGTCGCCGGGATCACGCTCGGCGACCTTCTGCGGGACCGCGTCCGCGCGCAGCCCGACCGGATCGCCCTGTGCTCCGACACGGGAGCCCAACTGGGCTTCTCCGACTGGTGGGAGCGCTCCCAAAGGGTGGCTGGCGCGCTTCTGGCCAAGGGTGTACACGCCGGGGACCGGGTGGCGCTCGTCTTCGGCACCCGGGACTGGCTCGACTACGCCGTCGCCTATTGCGGGACCCTGCTCGCGGGCGCGGTGGCCGTACCGGTCTCCGACGGCCAGCCCGCGGAGGCCGTCGCCTACGTACTCGACCACAGCGGCGCGTCCGCGGTGCTGCTCGGCCGGCACGCGCGGGTCTCCGGCGGCGGGCGCTGGGCGCTGCCGCTCGCCGAACTGGAAGCCGGCCGCGGCGTGGACGAGTTGCCGTGCGTCCGCCCCGAGGATCTGGCCCAGGTGCTCTACACCTCGGGAACCACCGGGCGCCCCAAGGGAGTTGCCGCCACCCACGCCAATCTCACCTACGGTCTGCGGACCGGCCTCAAGCACCGCCCGCTGGCGCACTCCGCGCACTTTCTGCACACCTTCCCCGTCGGCACCAACGCCGGGCAGAACATGCTGCTCAACGCGGTGTACGCGCACCCGGCCGCCCTGGTCGCGGGCCGCTTCACACCCGGCAGGTTCGCCCGCCTGATCGAGCAGCGGCAGGTCGGCAGCGTCTTCCTGGTCCCCGCGATGGCCGCCGAACTCCTCAACTCCGGCGCCCACACCCGCCACGACCTGTCCTGCGTACGGCTGCTCGGCTCGACGGCCGCCGCGCTGCCGCCCGCGCTCGCCGCCCGGCTCGCGGCCGCCTTCCCCCGGGCCACCCTGGTCAACTACTACACCTCCACCGAGGCCGCGCCCGCGCAGACCGCGATGGTCTACGACCCGCGCAGGCCCGACGCTCTCGGCCGCGCGGTCCGGGGAGCGGTCCGGGTCGCGGGCCCCGACGGGCGGGCGCTGCCGGCCGGCGAGGTGGGTCTTGTGCTGCTGCGGACGCCGGGCGCGCAGCGCAGTTACTACCGCGACCGGCAGGCCGGGCTCGGGGTCTTCGCGCCCGGCTGGGTGCGGATGGGCGACGTCGGCTATCTGGACGAGGAGGGCTATCTGCACCTGGTCGACCGGGAGAGCGACATCATCAAGTCGGGGGCCTTCAAGGTCTCGACGCTCCAGGTCGAGGCGGCGCTGCTCGAACACGCCGATGTCCTGGAGGCGGCGGTCGTCGGGCTGCCGCACCCGGTGCTCGGGCGCAGTGTCGCGGCGGCGGTGGTGACGCGGAGCGCGCTCGACCCGGCGGCGCTGCGGCGTTTCCTGGCCGACCGGCTGGCCGCGCACGAGATCCCGTCCCGGCTGGTCGCCCTCGACGCCCTGCCGCGCAACGAGGTGGGCAAGCCGCTGAAGAACCGTGTCCGCGAACTGCTGGAGCGGGCACCGGCGTAG
- a CDS encoding non-ribosomal peptide synthetase, translating into MAPTATSAQRGIWFTERCGPVGAAYHMALRIGFEVGLDRRALADACAAVVRDHPLLDAAFAEVEGVLVPRPCGRTAEPVRVDCAGDDPAGLEKRIADAVAVPFDLSAGPLIRFTLFELADGGAELLVVAHHAVFDGMSKDVLADALAGHYAAALTGSAAPARPAAPPPEAALTEQQLADARRWFDRRWTEPGPLLLPGARHGSVTAAPGAEVEWTLPAALDTALTATARRLSASRFELLLAAVHALLRRYGNTDPAVSVAMSTRGPEQRALIGPFVNELPLRAPAGSGHSFAVLVHALHTELREANRHRAVPPGAVVAGLTPRTGLTPASLGYRRRAAAPEFPGVRTRVRWMVFNRTARNTFHLQAVEGPEGCELSLQYPAGVLDREQALRITGHLETLLGAALADPDLPVADLPLPAAPELRLLLREWNATGRDYPADRTVVDLFDAQAAARPDALAVTGPGGGLTYAELRARSVELAVRLRAAGIGPGALVGVHLHRTERAVVALLGVLRSGAAYVPLDPAYPADRLAYVLADSGAALLLADGELEPRLAARAPGVLRLDVPGPGSAGAAHSADDSASLPPTEPAGLAYVLYTSGSTGRPKGVAVGHRALVNLLTSFAADLDSGPGHVWLGLTSLSFDISGLETFLPLITGGRLVVVPDGMALNGPALLRLIAAEGVTHAQATPSGWRVLLAGGLRRAALEESTGPAGLTALVGGEALPLALARELRAATARLLNVYGPTETTIWSTRWEVPERPERVSIGTPIGNTRVHVVDERLRPAPVGVPGELLIGGDGLADGYLGRPGPTADRFVPDPFGPPGARLYRTGDLAAWNAAGEVDFLGRMDDQVKMRGHRIEVGEIESRLLEHPDIAGAAVVAEPDPQGEARLIAYLVGEGAPPPEGAEIRAFLARRLPAAMVPQLFVPLDALPLTPNGKLDRKALPTATAAPVESSPGGADSDVTRELLAIWAEVLGTPDVGPDDDLFDLGGHSLTIIQIGVRIRERFDVELDFDVFFDTPTVTGIARVVEAAL; encoded by the coding sequence ATGGCACCGACCGCCACCTCCGCTCAGCGGGGGATCTGGTTCACCGAGCGATGCGGCCCGGTGGGCGCGGCCTACCACATGGCCCTGCGCATCGGCTTCGAAGTCGGCCTGGACCGGCGGGCCTTGGCGGACGCCTGCGCGGCGGTCGTACGCGACCACCCCCTGCTGGACGCGGCCTTCGCCGAGGTGGAAGGTGTCCTCGTGCCGCGCCCGTGCGGCCGTACGGCCGAGCCGGTCCGGGTGGACTGCGCCGGGGACGACCCGGCGGGCCTGGAGAAGCGGATCGCGGACGCGGTCGCCGTGCCCTTCGACCTGTCGGCCGGACCGCTGATCCGGTTCACGCTCTTCGAACTCGCCGACGGGGGAGCGGAGTTGCTGGTCGTCGCCCACCACGCGGTGTTCGACGGCATGTCGAAGGACGTCCTGGCCGACGCGCTGGCGGGACACTACGCCGCTGCCCTCACCGGTTCCGCGGCCCCCGCCCGGCCCGCCGCGCCTCCGCCGGAAGCGGCCCTCACCGAACAGCAACTCGCCGACGCCCGGCGGTGGTTCGACCGGCGGTGGACCGAGCCAGGACCGTTGCTGCTCCCGGGCGCCCGGCACGGATCGGTGACCGCGGCGCCGGGCGCGGAGGTCGAGTGGACGCTGCCGGCCGCGCTCGACACCGCGCTGACCGCGACCGCGCGGCGGCTGTCCGCGAGCCGGTTCGAACTCCTGCTCGCCGCCGTACACGCGCTGCTGCGCCGCTACGGCAACACCGATCCGGCCGTCTCCGTCGCCATGTCCACCCGCGGGCCCGAACAGCGCGCTCTGATCGGCCCGTTCGTCAACGAACTGCCGCTGCGGGCGCCCGCGGGGAGCGGCCACAGCTTCGCCGTACTCGTCCACGCCCTGCACACCGAACTGCGCGAGGCCAACCGGCACCGGGCCGTACCGCCGGGCGCGGTCGTCGCCGGACTGACGCCCAGGACCGGGCTCACCCCGGCGTCCCTCGGCTACCGCAGACGTGCCGCCGCGCCCGAATTCCCCGGCGTACGGACCCGGGTGCGCTGGATGGTCTTCAACCGGACGGCCCGTAACACCTTTCACCTCCAGGCGGTCGAGGGCCCCGAGGGCTGCGAGCTGAGCCTCCAGTACCCGGCCGGGGTGCTCGACCGCGAGCAGGCCCTGCGGATCACCGGGCACCTGGAGACGCTGCTGGGCGCCGCGCTGGCCGACCCGGACCTGCCGGTGGCGGACCTGCCGCTGCCCGCCGCACCCGAACTGCGCCTGCTGCTGCGCGAATGGAACGCCACAGGCCGGGACTACCCGGCCGACCGTACGGTGGTCGACCTCTTCGACGCCCAGGCCGCCGCCCGCCCCGACGCGCTCGCCGTCACGGGCCCCGGCGGCGGACTGACGTACGCGGAACTGCGGGCGCGCTCGGTGGAGTTGGCGGTACGGCTGCGCGCGGCGGGGATCGGACCGGGCGCGCTGGTCGGGGTGCATCTGCACCGGACCGAGCGGGCGGTGGTGGCGCTGCTGGGCGTACTGCGGTCGGGGGCCGCGTACGTGCCGCTCGACCCGGCGTACCCGGCGGACCGGCTGGCCTACGTGCTGGCGGACTCGGGCGCGGCGCTGCTGCTCGCGGACGGCGAGTTGGAACCTCGGCTGGCCGCGCGGGCGCCGGGCGTGCTGCGGCTGGACGTACCGGGCCCAGGGAGTGCTGGAGCCGCGCACTCGGCGGACGACTCGGCGTCCCTGCCGCCGACCGAACCCGCCGGACTCGCCTATGTGCTCTACACCTCCGGCTCCACCGGGCGCCCGAAGGGCGTGGCCGTCGGGCATCGCGCGCTGGTCAATCTGCTCACCTCCTTCGCGGCCGATCTGGACTCCGGCCCCGGGCACGTATGGCTCGGGCTGACCTCGCTGTCGTTCGACATCTCCGGCCTGGAGACGTTTCTCCCGCTGATCACCGGCGGGCGGCTGGTGGTCGTACCCGACGGGATGGCGCTCAACGGGCCCGCCCTGCTGCGGCTGATCGCGGCGGAAGGGGTCACGCACGCGCAGGCCACGCCGTCCGGCTGGCGGGTGCTGCTGGCCGGCGGTCTGCGGCGGGCCGCCTTGGAGGAGTCAACCGGTCCGGCCGGCCTGACCGCATTGGTCGGCGGCGAGGCGCTGCCCCTGGCGCTGGCCCGGGAGCTGCGCGCGGCGACCGCCCGGCTGCTCAATGTCTACGGGCCCACGGAGACGACGATCTGGTCCACCCGGTGGGAGGTCCCCGAGCGGCCGGAACGGGTGAGCATCGGGACGCCGATCGGCAACACCCGGGTCCATGTCGTCGACGAACGGCTGCGGCCCGCGCCCGTCGGCGTCCCCGGCGAGCTGCTGATCGGCGGCGACGGCCTCGCCGACGGCTATCTCGGGCGGCCGGGCCCGACCGCCGACCGCTTTGTGCCCGACCCCTTCGGGCCGCCGGGCGCTCGGCTCTACCGCACCGGAGATCTGGCCGCGTGGAACGCGGCCGGGGAGGTGGACTTCCTCGGACGAATGGACGACCAGGTGAAGATGCGCGGCCACCGGATCGAGGTGGGCGAGATCGAGTCCCGCCTGCTGGAACATCCGGACATCGCGGGCGCGGCCGTCGTGGCCGAGCCCGACCCCCAGGGCGAGGCACGGCTGATCGCCTACCTGGTGGGCGAGGGGGCGCCGCCGCCCGAGGGCGCGGAGATACGGGCCTTCCTGGCCCGGCGGCTGCCGGCGGCCATGGTGCCGCAGCTCTTCGTCCCGCTGGACGCGCTGCCGCTGACGCCCAACGGGAAGCTGGACCGCAAGGCGCTGCCGACAGCCACTGCGGCGCCTGTCGAGTCCTCGCCCGGGGGCGCTGACAGCGACGTCACCCGGGAACTGCTGGCGATCTGGGCCGAGGTGCTGGGGACGCCCGATGTCGGCCCGGACGACGACCTGTTCGACCTGGGCGGGCACTCTCTGACGATCATTCAGATCGGAGTGCGCATCCGTGAACGCTTCGACGTGGAGCTGGACTTCGACGTCTTCTTCGACACCCCGACCGTGACGGGCATCGCCCGGGTCGTGGAGGCCGCGCTGTGA
- a CDS encoding acyl carrier protein, with protein MTDAKEQGVLEVLAELAAAATDGEVKPAELLSRPEVPLQALGVGSLGKLRLVDAVEAYFDVLLDLDGEDDVLESLATVAAYLDGRAGGAR; from the coding sequence GTGACCGACGCGAAGGAGCAGGGCGTGCTGGAGGTACTGGCGGAGCTGGCCGCGGCCGCCACGGACGGTGAAGTCAAGCCCGCGGAGCTGCTGTCGAGGCCCGAGGTGCCGCTCCAGGCGCTCGGCGTCGGCTCGTTGGGCAAGCTGCGGCTGGTGGACGCGGTCGAGGCGTACTTCGACGTGCTGCTCGACCTCGACGGCGAGGACGACGTGCTGGAGAGCCTTGCCACGGTGGCCGCGTACCTCGACGGCCGGGCCGGGGGAGCGCGATGA
- a CDS encoding amino acid adenylation domain-containing protein: MTGTEDGGGTVSADYPVTPEQRRLWLTQQIHPDDAGYNVYPAMRWRGPLSVPALQQAFDRVEARHEILRTRFAADPGTGEVGQYVLAPRGIPLEHLDVDPATADDPAALAALLGRWVNAPFDLARPPLLRPVLLTAAPDHHVLAIPIHHIVTDGWSLGLLLDELMECYEDALADRPDPQAPGERAQFGPYAVSETVRLAGPDGEKALTYWTGRLAGLPVLEPPLDRPRPKDPAHRAAFSVVRLPADLTAAVEQLARAERATVFMVLLAAYQALLSRWTGQDDFGVGTPLAGRHRLEHEAVLGYLTKTVVIRADLDGRPDFATLLRRVRSAVMGAFAHPDLPVEQVVSALGLRGDGSRPPLFQTVLVLQSQRQTAGATGRTPKGVVLEPVESGYDQAKFDLMLDMWRDGDAYVASFAYDRELFEAESVDRLARGYVDLLAAAVADPHRPAGEPVGDDLAEQAGFADGGPLPAHAPTVPEAFAAQAARTPDACAVEYRDTRIAYRELDERSTALAARLAAAGVRDGVVAVHAEPSAELIVRLLAVWKAGAAYLPIDPALPAERVRLMLDRGGARLTLGDADELRAGDGDEDELPAGDGDELPVGADGLPAEPLPGFTPAAPAPGRPAYVLYTSGTTGEPKAVVVPHEAVAARVHWMAGPDGYALAPADRVAQCASAGFDTHVEEIWPALISGARCVVVPGGGRMLPDLLRTPAGAALTVLDLTTAHWQELVSLGLLGDTVAWPPALRLVVLGGSEVTAASVAQWRELHGDAVRLVNTYGPTEATVIATSADLGAADTLRRPPLGRPLPGVRAYVLDERLRPVPPGSPGELCLGGTGLALGYLGRPDLTADLFLPDPYGAPGGRLYRTGDRARWRTDGTLEFLGRGDDQVKIRGYRVEPAEVENVLLGHPDVVRAAVLAHEGALLAFAVVRGGDPAAGTALRDHLAERLPAYQVPAAVDVVTALPLTANGKLDVPVLLAVARSRRARTAEFVAPRTDAEALVAEIWQEVLGVEKAGALDDFFELGGDSLLVTRVVARVRALVEVDLQIRDVFDRPGLDGLAGRIEELLVEEIDGLDDVEAAAALNAEPVGADRSGR; encoded by the coding sequence GTGACCGGCACCGAGGACGGCGGCGGCACCGTATCCGCCGACTACCCCGTCACCCCCGAGCAGCGACGGCTCTGGCTGACGCAGCAGATCCACCCGGACGACGCGGGCTACAACGTCTACCCGGCCATGCGCTGGCGCGGCCCGCTCTCCGTCCCCGCGCTCCAGCAGGCATTCGACCGTGTCGAGGCACGGCACGAGATCCTGCGCACCCGCTTCGCGGCCGACCCGGGCACCGGCGAGGTCGGGCAGTACGTCTTGGCGCCCCGAGGCATCCCGCTGGAGCACCTGGACGTCGACCCCGCCACGGCCGACGACCCGGCCGCGCTCGCCGCGCTGCTCGGCCGCTGGGTCAACGCCCCCTTCGACCTGGCCCGCCCGCCGTTGCTGCGCCCGGTGCTGCTCACCGCCGCGCCCGACCACCATGTGCTGGCGATACCGATCCACCACATCGTCACCGACGGCTGGTCCCTCGGGCTGCTCCTCGACGAGCTGATGGAGTGCTACGAGGACGCCCTCGCCGACCGTCCGGACCCCCAAGCTCCTGGCGAACGAGCCCAGTTCGGCCCGTACGCGGTCTCCGAGACGGTCCGGCTCGCGGGACCGGACGGCGAGAAGGCCCTGACGTACTGGACCGGGAGGCTCGCCGGACTCCCCGTGCTCGAACCGCCGTTGGACCGCCCGCGGCCCAAGGACCCCGCGCACCGGGCCGCGTTCTCGGTCGTACGGCTGCCCGCCGACCTCACCGCGGCGGTCGAACAGCTCGCGCGCGCCGAACGCGCCACCGTCTTCATGGTGTTGCTCGCCGCCTACCAGGCCCTGCTGTCGCGCTGGACCGGGCAGGACGACTTCGGCGTCGGCACCCCGCTCGCGGGCCGTCACCGGCTGGAGCACGAAGCCGTGCTCGGCTACCTCACCAAGACCGTCGTGATCCGCGCCGACCTCGACGGCCGTCCGGACTTCGCCACCCTGCTGCGCCGGGTCCGCTCCGCCGTCATGGGCGCCTTCGCCCACCCGGATCTGCCCGTCGAGCAGGTCGTCTCGGCCCTCGGGCTGCGCGGCGACGGCAGCCGCCCACCGCTCTTCCAGACCGTACTGGTCCTCCAGAGTCAGCGGCAGACGGCCGGCGCGACCGGCCGCACCCCCAAGGGCGTTGTCCTGGAGCCGGTCGAATCGGGTTACGACCAGGCCAAGTTCGACCTGATGCTGGACATGTGGCGGGACGGCGACGCGTACGTGGCCTCCTTCGCCTACGACCGCGAGCTGTTCGAGGCGGAGTCCGTCGACCGGCTGGCCCGCGGCTATGTCGACCTGCTGGCCGCGGCCGTCGCCGATCCGCACCGCCCGGCCGGGGAGCCGGTCGGCGACGACCTCGCCGAGCAGGCCGGGTTCGCCGACGGCGGACCGCTGCCCGCGCACGCGCCGACCGTTCCCGAGGCGTTCGCCGCGCAGGCCGCCCGTACCCCGGACGCCTGCGCGGTGGAGTACCGGGACACCCGGATCGCCTACCGCGAGCTGGACGAGCGCTCCACGGCCCTGGCCGCCCGGCTGGCCGCCGCCGGGGTAAGGGACGGCGTGGTCGCCGTCCACGCCGAGCCCTCCGCCGAGCTGATCGTCCGCCTGCTCGCGGTCTGGAAGGCCGGCGCCGCCTACCTGCCGATCGACCCGGCGCTGCCCGCCGAACGCGTCCGCCTCATGCTCGACCGAGGCGGCGCGCGGCTGACGCTCGGCGACGCGGACGAGCTGCGCGCGGGCGACGGGGACGAGGACGAACTGCCCGCCGGCGACGGGGACGAGCTGCCCGTCGGCGCGGACGGCCTGCCCGCCGAGCCGCTGCCCGGCTTCACCCCCGCCGCCCCCGCGCCCGGCCGGCCCGCGTACGTCCTCTACACCTCGGGCACCACCGGCGAACCCAAGGCCGTGGTCGTCCCGCACGAGGCCGTGGCCGCCCGGGTGCACTGGATGGCGGGTCCCGACGGCTACGCGCTCGCCCCCGCCGACCGGGTCGCCCAGTGCGCCTCCGCGGGCTTCGACACCCACGTGGAGGAGATCTGGCCCGCGCTGATCTCGGGCGCCCGCTGCGTCGTGGTCCCCGGCGGCGGCCGGATGCTGCCCGATCTGCTGCGCACCCCGGCCGGCGCCGCGCTCACCGTCCTCGACCTGACCACCGCCCACTGGCAGGAGCTGGTCTCCCTCGGCCTGCTCGGCGACACGGTCGCCTGGCCGCCCGCGCTGCGGCTGGTCGTACTCGGCGGCTCCGAGGTCACCGCGGCCTCGGTCGCCCAGTGGCGGGAGCTGCACGGGGACGCCGTACGCCTGGTCAACACCTACGGCCCCACCGAGGCCACCGTCATCGCCACCTCGGCGGACCTCGGCGCCGCCGACACCCTGCGGCGTCCGCCGCTGGGCCGGCCGCTGCCGGGCGTACGGGCCTACGTGCTGGACGAGCGGCTGCGCCCGGTGCCGCCCGGGTCGCCGGGGGAGCTGTGCCTGGGCGGTACGGGCCTGGCCCTCGGCTACCTCGGGCGCCCGGACCTGACCGCCGACCTCTTCCTGCCCGACCCGTACGGCGCGCCCGGCGGCCGTCTCTACCGGACCGGCGACCGGGCCCGGTGGCGTACGGACGGCACGCTGGAGTTCCTGGGCCGCGGCGACGACCAGGTCAAGATCCGCGGCTACCGGGTGGAGCCCGCCGAGGTCGAGAACGTGCTGCTGGGCCACCCGGACGTGGTCAGGGCCGCCGTACTCGCCCACGAGGGCGCGCTGCTGGCCTTCGCGGTGGTACGCGGCGGCGACCCGGCCGCCGGGACCGCCCTGCGTGACCACCTGGCCGAGCGGCTGCCCGCCTACCAGGTGCCCGCCGCCGTGGACGTGGTCACCGCGCTGCCGCTGACCGCCAACGGCAAGCTCGACGTCCCCGTGCTGCTGGCGGTGGCCCGCTCCCGGCGGGCGCGGACGGCCGAGTTCGTGGCGCCGCGCACGGACGCCGAGGCGCTGGTGGCCGAGATCTGGCAGGAGGTGCTGGGCGTGGAGAAGGCCGGCGCGCTCGACGACTTCTTCGAGCTGGGCGGGGACTCCCTGCTGGTCACCCGGGTGGTGGCCCGGGTCCGGGCGCTGGTCGAGGTGGACCTCCAGATACGGGACGTGTTCGACCGGCCGGGCCTGGACGGGCTGGCCGGACGGATCGAGGAACTGCTCGTCGAGGAGATCGACGGGCTCGACGACGTCGAGGCGGCCGCGGCGCTGAACGCGGAGCCGGTGGGCGCGGACAGGAGCGGGCGATGA
- a CDS encoding MbtH family protein, translating to MSGMSGSDDVYLVVSNDEGQHSVWWADRDLPPGWRPEGFRGTREECLTRIDEIWTDLRPLSAR from the coding sequence ATGAGCGGGATGAGCGGATCGGACGACGTGTATCTGGTCGTATCGAACGACGAGGGCCAGCACTCGGTGTGGTGGGCGGACCGTGACCTGCCGCCGGGCTGGCGGCCCGAGGGCTTCCGCGGCACCCGGGAGGAGTGCCTGACCCGTATCGACGAGATCTGGACCGACCTCCGCCCCCTCAGCGCCCGCTGA
- a CDS encoding TetR/AcrR family transcriptional regulator yields the protein MVRMSAEERRESVIRAAMSEFAHGGYRGTSTEAIARRVGVSQPYLFRLFPNKQAIFLAAATYCLETTRQVFHDAAKDLPAEDKLPAMATAYQRLIQEDPERLLMQMQTYAAVAAEEAAGDHEFGEAVRRQWQGLWDTVHLELGADVDETTTFLAYGMLINTLVSLGFPAGHPNWNGFYVVARPTA from the coding sequence ATGGTCAGGATGAGTGCAGAGGAGCGACGCGAGAGCGTCATCCGCGCGGCGATGAGCGAGTTCGCCCACGGCGGCTACAGGGGCACGTCCACGGAGGCGATCGCCCGCCGGGTGGGCGTCTCGCAGCCCTACCTCTTCCGGCTGTTCCCGAACAAGCAGGCCATCTTCCTCGCGGCCGCGACCTACTGCCTGGAGACCACCCGCCAGGTCTTCCACGACGCGGCGAAGGATCTGCCGGCCGAGGACAAGCTGCCCGCGATGGCCACCGCGTACCAGCGGCTGATCCAGGAGGACCCCGAGCGGCTGCTGATGCAGATGCAGACGTACGCCGCGGTGGCCGCCGAGGAGGCGGCCGGGGACCACGAGTTCGGCGAGGCCGTACGGCGGCAGTGGCAGGGGCTGTGGGACACCGTGCACCTGGAGCTGGGGGCCGATGTCGACGAGACGACGACCTTCCTGGCATACGGGATGCTCATCAACACCCTGGTGTCGCTGGGTTTTCCGGCCGGGCATCCCAACTGGAACGGTTTCTATGTGGTTGCCCGACCCACCGCCTAG